A region of Haloplanus sp. XH21 DNA encodes the following proteins:
- the sufD gene encoding Fe-S cluster assembly protein SufD: MSAQKPAGLSEATVHEIASSRDEPDWLRETRLAALKALDDLEMPDVIQTPGRRWTNLDQLDFSELADPLNQDDVTERVTDEGVEVLSFTEAVTEHPNLLEAKFGSVIDPETNYLTALSVALFTTGTFIYVPEGVDAEDVTIRTEMNSRSLFSHTLVVTEDSASATILERISTGDDADGERYYSNLVEVDAGENSYVQYGSLQTLDEDTYNVTLKRGDASTYSTIDWIEGNIGSQLTRSDIETELNGDSSESQIVGAFFGHDDQHFDVNARVWHKAEHTTADLVTRGVLDDTARSVYEGVQDVGREAWDTSSYQRENTLMLSDDSEADASPKLIINNHDTEASHSATVGQVDQEDLFYLTSRTIPERTARNMLVEGFFVPALEEIEVEELREDLEAEITARLRD; the protein is encoded by the coding sequence ATGAGTGCGCAGAAACCCGCCGGCCTTTCGGAAGCGACCGTCCACGAAATCGCCAGCAGTCGTGACGAGCCGGACTGGCTCCGCGAGACCCGTCTCGCGGCGCTGAAGGCGCTCGACGACCTGGAGATGCCCGATGTCATCCAGACGCCCGGGCGTCGGTGGACGAACCTCGACCAGCTCGACTTCAGCGAACTCGCCGACCCGCTGAACCAGGACGACGTGACCGAACGCGTCACCGACGAGGGCGTCGAGGTGCTCTCCTTCACCGAGGCGGTGACGGAGCACCCCAACCTCCTCGAGGCCAAGTTCGGTTCCGTCATCGACCCCGAAACGAACTACCTCACCGCGCTGTCGGTGGCGCTGTTCACGACGGGTACGTTCATCTACGTCCCCGAGGGTGTCGACGCGGAAGATGTCACCATCCGGACGGAGATGAACTCCCGGTCGCTGTTCAGCCACACGCTCGTGGTGACCGAGGACTCCGCCTCGGCGACCATCCTCGAACGGATCAGTACCGGCGACGACGCCGACGGCGAGCGCTACTACAGTAACCTCGTCGAAGTCGACGCGGGCGAGAACAGCTACGTGCAGTACGGCTCGCTCCAGACGCTCGACGAAGACACGTACAACGTCACGCTGAAACGCGGCGACGCGAGCACCTACTCGACCATCGACTGGATCGAGGGCAACATCGGCTCGCAACTCACCCGCTCGGACATCGAGACCGAACTCAACGGCGACAGCTCGGAGTCCCAGATCGTCGGCGCCTTCTTCGGCCACGACGACCAGCACTTCGACGTGAACGCCCGGGTCTGGCACAAGGCCGAACACACGACGGCCGACCTCGTCACCCGTGGCGTCCTCGACGACACGGCGCGCTCGGTGTACGAGGGCGTCCAGGACGTGGGCCGCGAAGCGTGGGACACCAGCTCCTACCAGCGCGAGAACACGCTGATGCTGAGCGACGACAGCGAGGCCGACGCTTCGCCGAAGCTCATCATCAACAACCACGACACCGAAGCCTCCCACTCCGCGACGGTCGGCCAGGTCGACCAGGAAGACCTGTTCTACCTGACCTCGCGGACGATTCCGGAGCGAACTGCCCGCAACATGCTCGTGGAGGGCTTCTTCGTCCCCGCCCTCGAAGAGATCGAGGTCGAGGAGCTCCGCGAGGACCTCGAAGCCGAAATCACGGCCCGTCTGCGCGACTAG
- the sufB gene encoding Fe-S cluster assembly protein SufB, with protein sequence MSSDQDHLKETDTEARFEFKKEERSSFQADKGLTEETIRVISEDKGEPEWMLKRRLRALEHFQEMPMPTDWPGQPDLSEVDVDEIIPYIRPDVETRESVDDWTDLPDDIKDTFDKLGIPEAEKNALSGVGAQYESEVVYQNMQEQWEEKGVIFCNMDEAVQEHEDLVREHFMNKCVPPSDNKFAALHGAIWSGGSFVYVPEDTTVNMPVQAYFRMNSEGMGQFEHTLIIAEENSEVHYIEGCSAPKYSAFNLHSGGVEVFVGEDAHVQYSTVQNWSKNTYNLNTKRALVEEDGRMEWISGSMGSKATMLYPATILKGRGASDNHITIAFAGEGQNIDTGAKVYHNAPDTKSTIESKSISKDGGRTNYRGLVHIADGASNSSTSVECDALMFDNESTSDTMPYMEINESTVDVAHEATVGKIGDEDVFYLQSRGLDDDDAKQMIVSGFIEPITEELPIEYAVELNRLVELEMEGSLG encoded by the coding sequence ATGAGCTCAGATCAAGACCATCTCAAAGAGACCGACACCGAGGCTCGCTTCGAGTTCAAGAAGGAGGAGCGGTCGTCGTTCCAGGCCGACAAGGGCCTCACCGAGGAGACGATCCGCGTCATCTCGGAGGACAAAGGCGAACCCGAGTGGATGCTGAAGCGGCGTCTCCGCGCGCTCGAACATTTCCAGGAGATGCCGATGCCGACCGACTGGCCCGGACAGCCGGACCTGAGCGAGGTCGACGTCGACGAAATCATCCCCTACATCCGGCCGGACGTCGAGACGCGCGAGAGCGTCGACGACTGGACGGACCTGCCGGACGACATCAAGGACACCTTCGACAAACTGGGTATTCCGGAAGCCGAGAAGAACGCCCTCTCGGGCGTCGGCGCCCAGTACGAGTCCGAAGTCGTCTACCAGAACATGCAGGAGCAGTGGGAGGAGAAAGGCGTCATCTTCTGTAACATGGACGAAGCGGTCCAGGAACACGAGGACCTGGTCCGCGAGCACTTCATGAACAAATGCGTGCCGCCGAGCGACAACAAGTTCGCGGCGCTCCACGGCGCCATCTGGTCCGGCGGGTCGTTCGTCTACGTCCCCGAGGACACCACGGTCAACATGCCCGTGCAGGCCTACTTCCGGATGAACTCGGAAGGCATGGGCCAGTTCGAGCACACCCTCATCATCGCCGAGGAGAACTCGGAGGTCCACTACATCGAGGGCTGTTCGGCGCCGAAATACTCCGCGTTCAACCTCCACTCCGGCGGCGTCGAAGTGTTCGTCGGCGAGGACGCGCACGTCCAGTACTCCACGGTGCAGAACTGGTCGAAGAACACCTACAACCTGAACACCAAGCGCGCCCTCGTCGAGGAAGACGGGCGCATGGAGTGGATTTCGGGATCCATGGGGTCGAAAGCGACGATGCTCTACCCCGCCACGATCCTCAAGGGTCGCGGTGCCTCGGACAACCACATCACCATCGCCTTCGCGGGCGAGGGCCAGAACATCGACACCGGGGCGAAGGTCTACCACAACGCGCCGGACACGAAATCGACCATCGAGTCCAAGAGTATCAGCAAGGACGGCGGCCGCACCAACTACCGCGGCCTGGTCCACATCGCCGACGGCGCGTCGAACTCCTCGACCAGCGTCGAGTGTGACGCGCTGATGTTCGACAACGAATCCACGTCGGACACCATGCCGTACATGGAGATCAACGAGTCGACCGTCGACGTGGCACACGAGGCGACCGTCGGCAAGATTGGCGACGAGGACGTGTTCTACCTCCAGTCGCGTGGACTCGACGACGACGACGCCAAGCAGATGATCGTCTCCGGGTTCATCGAGCCGATCACGGAGGAACTGCCCATCGAGTACGCGGTCGAACTCAACCGTCTCGTCGAACTCGAGATGGAGGGGAGTCTCGGATAA
- a CDS encoding ABC transporter ATP-binding protein, with the protein MATLQINNLHAKVAEEGGESILRGVDLEVKSGEIHALMGPNGSGKSTTAKVIAGHPAYEVTDGGITLVLDDGDVADIDEEVPAELREWDLLDLEPNERAALGIFLGFQYPAEVEGVTMTNFLRQALNAKNEEREELFEVEDEDEADADADEDEDAGYDTSPMEGAADEGEIGVAEFQQLLKEKMDLLDMDEKFAQRYLNAGFSGGEKKQNEVLQAAILEPSVAVLDEIDSGLDIDRLQDVSEGINALRDEQGTGILQITHYQRILDYVEPDHVHVMIDGEIAESGGADLAKKLEDEGYDWVREQVYETA; encoded by the coding sequence ATGGCAACACTACAGATCAATAATCTTCACGCGAAAGTCGCAGAAGAGGGTGGCGAGTCCATCCTCCGCGGTGTCGACCTCGAAGTCAAGTCGGGCGAGATCCACGCCCTGATGGGCCCGAACGGATCGGGCAAGTCGACGACGGCGAAGGTCATCGCCGGCCACCCCGCTTACGAGGTAACCGACGGCGGCATCACTCTCGTCCTCGACGACGGGGACGTCGCCGATATCGACGAGGAGGTTCCCGCAGAGCTGCGCGAGTGGGACCTGCTCGACCTCGAGCCGAACGAGCGCGCCGCGCTCGGTATCTTCCTCGGCTTCCAGTATCCGGCGGAGGTCGAAGGCGTCACGATGACGAACTTCCTCCGCCAGGCGCTCAACGCCAAGAACGAGGAACGCGAGGAGCTGTTCGAAGTCGAGGACGAAGACGAGGCCGACGCCGACGCGGACGAGGACGAGGACGCCGGCTACGACACCTCCCCGATGGAGGGCGCCGCAGACGAGGGCGAGATCGGCGTCGCCGAGTTCCAGCAGCTGTTGAAGGAGAAGATGGACCTGCTGGATATGGACGAGAAGTTCGCCCAGCGCTACCTCAACGCCGGCTTCTCCGGCGGTGAGAAAAAGCAAAACGAGGTGCTTCAGGCCGCCATCCTCGAGCCGTCCGTCGCCGTGCTCGACGAGATCGACTCGGGGCTGGACATCGACCGACTGCAGGATGTCTCCGAAGGGATCAACGCCCTCCGCGACGAGCAGGGGACGGGAATCCTCCAGATCACCCACTACCAGCGCATCCTCGACTACGTCGAGCCCGATCACGTGCACGTGATGATCGACGGCGAGATCGCCGAGAGCGGCGGAGCGGATCTGGCGAAGAAGCTCGAGGACGAAGGCTACGACTGGGTCCGCGAACAGGTGTACGAGACAGCGTAA
- a CDS encoding DNA polymerase domain-containing protein, giving the protein MNQADLSEFSGEDDRPEAEAVAVAGDAGQSVAEVVDTADLKFPDAEGTIDLAVTQTDYTVERQGAEEYPVVHLFGRTSDGTAEHVRVLGFEPYFYAPTESLDDDDLDRDVITRTETGYESIRGEELTKICTQTPRDVGQIRDEFDHYEADILFPNRLLIDKDIGSGVRVPVRRLESGALQIPHDELTAVEAEADLRVNTFDIEVDDRSGFPEDGEEPIVCLTSHDSRRDEYITWLYEAPDGEGERPEALEYDPLSDGMDVEIRAFDSEPAMLDAFLTYIEETDPDILTGWNFEDFDAPYFIDRLEVLDPHADVDLNPERLSRVDEVWRSDWGGPTIKGRVVFDLLYAYKRTQFTELESYRLDAVGEQELGAGKERYTGDIGDLWEDDPRRLLEYNLRDVELCVELDRKRDIISFWDEVRTFVGCKLEDAPTPGDAVDVYVLHKVHGDFALPSKGRADAEDYEGGAVFDPITGIKENVSVLDLKCFSGDTAVLTPSGERNITDLEVGDPIYTLNPDTFECEIKPVEETHRYENTFGELHHLSGNTHDLKITENHRLLYSDDRGWDDQQPADFAVDEFRDIPAYERYAFPQHEPMTGRSPETFALIDEVDEGYAVVYSDDDLRSFRAAMPDDVTDDLTLVHGSSATMGVQKAVGKYLIPIAVYREHRSVVDRHADDVFLKYGKQHRETPLTFEMTDWLELLGWFVTEGSVDRAAGRITIHQAGSAEREAIRELFDRMGVNYNVDEGGVNVSNQYLLEWLAGNCGDGYAAKRLPSWVFDLDADLLSVLLDTMIRGDGSRTDSGLGKFWTKSDDLKDAITDIAVRCGHKPTVSEQSDGTWHVSVGKRGSFKKSTNATVEDHDGDVYCVTAADNHVILAGRNGNYQWVGQSLYPMCMVTINASPETKVDPEAYDDDTYHAPNGTHFRKDPDGVIREMVDELLEEREQKKARRNDYDPDSQDYEQYDRQQQAVKVIMNCFTPDTDVLTPDGIRNIRNLTVGDEVYSIDPETMRMEVKPVTETHAYPDYRGDLVDIETSKIDFSVTPNHRMLVRKDDTNGASWDEFRFVEAGDLNDSSHYELPHDWDGPEGERLDTVDVTDLLDDYEVWANNDVHGHTLAAELGWDPDKMEKQGSDGTGYVLSAAEFEEHREYLDEHCSEFYVHAERGRKWLPRFHDGDDFLDLLAWYVTEGSVYTSTDKQFGENYRGSSTTVNIAQDAIADGGSADDHTAIGDLLERMGFDYYVDEKGYQFMSRLLGRWLEDACGDSSFEKRIPDLVFDASVEQKERFLDTLIAGDGDRQVNSWRYTTSSEQLRDDVFRLCAHVGETASYNHDSGSWRIYCTENATNSFRMHRSGSRNTADDGAYCVTVEDNHTLLAGRNGKFQFVGQSLYGVLGWDRFRLYDREMGAAVTATGRDVIEHTQSAANDVGYEVAYGDTDSVMLEMGDDAAIEDVPDEIREAHPDASESDLQQIAGAIETGYELEESINDSYDAFAREELNAHEHRFQIEFEKLYRRFFQAGKKKRYAGHIVWKEGKHVDDIDITGFEYKRSDIASITKKVQRQVIEMIVTGEDIDDIEDYLYDVIEDFEAGNVDLNDVGIPGGIGKRLTAYDTDTAQVRGAKYANLLLGTNFQRGSKPKRLYLKKVHPEFFRRLESEEGFDPQTDDLYAAFKRDPDVICFEYADQVPDAFEIDWDKMLEKTLQGPIARIIEALGLSWDEVKSGQRQTGLGQF; this is encoded by the coding sequence ATGAATCAGGCGGATCTCTCCGAATTTTCGGGGGAGGACGACCGACCCGAGGCCGAGGCGGTCGCCGTCGCCGGGGACGCCGGGCAGTCGGTCGCCGAAGTCGTCGACACGGCGGATCTGAAGTTTCCCGACGCCGAGGGAACGATCGATCTCGCGGTCACGCAGACCGATTACACCGTCGAGCGACAGGGGGCGGAGGAGTATCCCGTCGTCCACCTGTTCGGACGGACGAGCGACGGCACGGCCGAACACGTCCGCGTTCTGGGGTTCGAGCCGTATTTCTACGCCCCGACCGAGAGCCTCGACGACGACGACCTCGACCGCGACGTCATCACGCGCACCGAGACGGGCTACGAGAGTATTCGGGGCGAGGAACTAACCAAGATCTGTACACAGACCCCGCGTGACGTCGGCCAGATCCGCGACGAGTTCGACCACTACGAGGCGGACATCCTCTTTCCCAATCGCCTGCTCATCGACAAGGACATCGGGAGCGGCGTTCGGGTGCCCGTCCGTCGACTGGAGAGCGGTGCGCTGCAGATTCCCCACGACGAACTGACGGCCGTCGAAGCCGAGGCCGACCTCCGGGTGAACACCTTCGACATCGAGGTCGACGACCGCTCGGGCTTTCCCGAGGACGGCGAGGAACCCATCGTCTGTCTCACCAGTCACGACTCCCGGCGTGACGAGTACATCACGTGGCTGTACGAGGCGCCCGATGGCGAGGGTGAGAGACCCGAGGCGCTCGAGTACGACCCCCTGAGCGACGGGATGGATGTCGAGATTCGCGCTTTCGACTCGGAGCCAGCGATGCTCGACGCCTTCCTGACGTATATCGAGGAGACGGATCCGGACATCCTCACGGGGTGGAACTTCGAGGATTTCGACGCGCCGTACTTCATCGACCGACTGGAAGTCCTCGATCCGCACGCGGATGTCGACTTGAACCCCGAACGCCTCTCGCGGGTCGACGAGGTGTGGCGAAGCGACTGGGGCGGCCCGACGATCAAGGGCCGGGTCGTTTTCGACCTGCTCTATGCCTACAAGCGCACGCAGTTCACGGAACTGGAGTCCTACCGTCTCGACGCGGTGGGCGAACAGGAACTCGGCGCGGGCAAGGAGCGATACACCGGCGACATCGGCGACCTCTGGGAGGACGACCCCCGGCGACTGCTGGAGTACAACCTCCGCGACGTGGAGCTCTGTGTCGAACTCGACCGCAAGCGCGACATCATCTCCTTCTGGGACGAGGTGCGGACGTTCGTCGGGTGTAAACTCGAGGACGCCCCGACGCCCGGCGACGCGGTGGACGTGTACGTCCTCCACAAGGTCCACGGGGACTTCGCCCTCCCCTCGAAGGGCCGGGCCGACGCTGAGGATTACGAGGGCGGCGCCGTCTTCGATCCGATCACGGGTATCAAGGAGAACGTCAGCGTCCTCGACCTGAAGTGTTTCAGCGGCGATACGGCCGTGCTGACGCCCAGCGGAGAGAGAAACATCACGGACCTGGAGGTGGGTGATCCGATCTACACGCTGAATCCGGACACGTTCGAGTGTGAGATCAAGCCGGTCGAGGAGACCCACCGGTACGAAAACACGTTCGGCGAACTCCATCACCTCTCCGGCAATACACACGACCTGAAGATCACGGAGAACCACCGGCTCCTTTACTCGGACGATCGTGGCTGGGACGACCAGCAACCCGCGGACTTCGCCGTCGACGAATTCCGCGATATTCCGGCGTACGAACGGTACGCGTTCCCCCAGCACGAACCGATGACCGGGCGGTCGCCCGAGACGTTCGCCCTGATCGACGAGGTCGACGAGGGCTACGCTGTCGTCTACTCCGACGACGACCTTCGATCGTTCAGGGCGGCGATGCCCGACGACGTTACCGACGATCTGACGCTCGTCCATGGCTCTTCGGCGACGATGGGCGTCCAGAAGGCCGTCGGCAAATATCTCATCCCCATTGCGGTGTATCGGGAGCATCGGTCCGTCGTCGACCGCCACGCGGACGACGTGTTCCTCAAATACGGAAAGCAGCACCGTGAGACGCCGCTGACCTTCGAAATGACGGACTGGCTCGAACTCCTGGGCTGGTTCGTCACTGAGGGGAGCGTCGACCGCGCTGCGGGCCGAATCACGATCCATCAAGCGGGCTCGGCGGAGCGAGAGGCGATTCGGGAGCTGTTCGACCGGATGGGGGTCAACTACAACGTCGACGAAGGCGGTGTCAACGTCTCGAACCAGTATCTCCTCGAATGGCTTGCCGGCAACTGTGGCGACGGATACGCCGCCAAGCGCCTGCCTTCGTGGGTGTTCGACCTCGATGCCGACCTGTTGTCAGTCCTCCTTGACACGATGATCCGTGGCGACGGGAGTCGGACCGACTCGGGACTCGGCAAGTTCTGGACCAAAAGCGACGATCTCAAGGACGCGATTACCGACATCGCCGTTCGCTGTGGACACAAGCCAACCGTGTCGGAGCAGTCCGACGGCACCTGGCACGTCTCCGTCGGGAAACGGGGGTCGTTCAAGAAGTCCACGAACGCGACGGTCGAAGACCACGACGGCGACGTCTACTGTGTGACCGCGGCGGACAATCACGTCATCCTCGCCGGTCGCAACGGAAACTACCAGTGGGTCGGCCAATCGCTCTATCCGATGTGCATGGTGACGATCAACGCCTCGCCGGAGACGAAAGTCGATCCCGAGGCGTACGACGACGACACCTACCACGCCCCCAATGGGACCCACTTCCGGAAGGACCCCGACGGCGTCATCCGGGAGATGGTGGACGAACTACTCGAAGAGCGGGAGCAGAAGAAAGCCCGCCGGAACGACTACGATCCGGATAGCCAGGACTACGAGCAGTATGACCGGCAGCAGCAAGCTGTCAAGGTTATTATGAACTGCTTCACGCCGGACACCGACGTGCTGACGCCTGACGGCATCCGGAACATCCGGAACCTCACGGTCGGTGACGAGGTGTACTCCATTGACCCCGAGACGATGCGCATGGAGGTGAAGCCGGTGACTGAGACCCACGCCTATCCGGACTACCGTGGTGACCTCGTCGATATCGAGACGAGCAAAATCGACTTCAGCGTCACGCCGAACCACCGGATGCTCGTTCGAAAGGACGATACGAACGGCGCGTCGTGGGACGAGTTCCGGTTCGTCGAGGCCGGCGACCTGAACGATTCCTCACACTACGAACTGCCCCACGACTGGGACGGCCCGGAGGGCGAACGTCTGGACACCGTCGACGTGACCGACCTGCTGGACGACTACGAGGTGTGGGCCAACAACGACGTTCACGGTCACACCCTCGCCGCCGAACTCGGCTGGGACCCCGACAAGATGGAAAAACAGGGGTCCGACGGAACGGGATACGTCCTCTCGGCCGCGGAGTTCGAGGAACACCGGGAGTATCTGGACGAACACTGCTCCGAGTTCTACGTCCACGCGGAACGGGGGCGAAAGTGGCTCCCCCGATTCCACGATGGCGACGACTTCCTCGACCTGTTGGCGTGGTATGTCACCGAGGGGTCGGTGTATACGTCCACCGACAAGCAGTTTGGCGAGAACTACCGTGGCTCGTCGACGACGGTCAACATCGCACAGGACGCGATCGCTGACGGCGGATCTGCTGACGATCACACCGCCATCGGCGACCTGTTGGAGCGAATGGGATTCGACTACTACGTCGACGAGAAGGGGTATCAGTTCATGTCTCGCCTACTGGGCCGGTGGCTCGAAGACGCGTGTGGTGACAGTAGTTTTGAGAAGCGAATCCCGGACCTCGTGTTCGACGCCAGCGTGGAGCAGAAAGAGCGATTCCTCGACACGCTCATCGCGGGCGACGGCGACCGGCAGGTGAACAGTTGGCGCTACACCACGTCGAGCGAGCAGTTGCGCGACGACGTGTTCCGCCTCTGTGCGCACGTTGGGGAGACCGCTAGCTACAACCACGATAGCGGATCGTGGCGCATCTACTGCACCGAAAACGCCACGAACAGTTTCCGGATGCACCGATCCGGTAGCCGGAACACCGCCGACGACGGGGCGTACTGTGTCACCGTCGAGGACAACCACACCCTGCTGGCAGGCCGGAACGGAAAGTTCCAGTTCGTCGGCCAATCGCTGTACGGCGTCCTGGGCTGGGACCGCTTCCGTCTCTACGACCGGGAGATGGGCGCGGCCGTCACCGCCACCGGGCGTGATGTCATCGAACATACGCAGTCGGCCGCCAACGATGTCGGCTACGAGGTGGCCTACGGCGACACTGACAGCGTGATGCTGGAGATGGGCGACGACGCGGCCATCGAGGACGTGCCGGACGAAATCCGAGAGGCTCATCCCGACGCCAGCGAATCGGATCTCCAGCAGATTGCGGGTGCCATCGAGACGGGCTACGAACTCGAAGAGAGCATCAACGACTCCTACGACGCCTTCGCCCGCGAGGAGCTGAATGCCCACGAGCACCGCTTCCAGATCGAGTTCGAGAAGCTCTACCGGCGCTTCTTCCAGGCGGGGAAAAAGAAGCGCTACGCCGGCCACATCGTCTGGAAGGAGGGCAAACACGTCGACGACATCGACATCACGGGCTTCGAGTACAAGCGGTCGGACATCGCGTCCATCACGAAGAAGGTCCAGCGACAGGTCATCGAGATGATCGTGACCGGCGAGGACATCGACGACATCGAGGACTACCTCTACGACGTCATCGAGGACTTCGAGGCCGGAAACGTCGACCTGAACGACGTGGGCATCCCGGGCGGTATCGGGAAGCGGTTGACGGCTTACGATACGGACACGGCGCAGGTCCGAGGGGCGAAGTACGCCAACCTCCTGCTCGGCACCAACTTCCAGCGAGGCAGCAAGCCCAAACGGCTCTATCTGAAGAAGGTCCATCCGGAGTTCTTCCGCCGGCTCGAATCGGAGGAGGGGTTCGACCCCCAGACCGACGACCTGTACGCCGCGTTCAAGCGCGACCCGGACGTGATCTGCTTCGAATACGCCGATCAGGTTCCGGACGCCTTCGAAATCGACTGGGACAAGATGCTCGAAAAGACGCTTCAGGGGCCAATCGCCCGGATTATCGAGGCGCTCGGCCTCTCGTGGGACGAAGTGAAAAGCGGGCAGCGACAGACCGGACTCGGCCAGTTCTGA
- a CDS encoding DUF7331 family protein: protein MSDHVDAGRWDSADDRPDPDGIDTVEAYEIEDGTVLYDAENPLAWVESSNAVSVHEYA from the coding sequence ATGTCCGACCACGTCGACGCAGGCCGGTGGGACAGTGCGGACGATCGCCCGGATCCGGACGGTATCGACACCGTCGAGGCGTACGAAATCGAAGACGGGACGGTGCTCTACGACGCCGAGAACCCGCTCGCGTGGGTCGAATCGTCGAACGCAGTGTCGGTCCACGAGTACGCCTAA
- a CDS encoding DUF7322 domain-containing protein, whose amino-acid sequence MPLDPWPDDTDKSEWETHWGDPEHDLPRVPSTDTDEDDADPELVQTFWRSVLLANVAVFALALGPMLIYFRGQWSLGAAAIGLGAITGLRVYQHCRAFGSDEATDDDPADERNA is encoded by the coding sequence GTGCCGCTCGATCCGTGGCCGGACGACACCGACAAGTCGGAGTGGGAGACCCACTGGGGTGACCCCGAGCACGACCTGCCCCGGGTGCCGTCGACCGACACCGACGAGGACGACGCCGACCCCGAACTGGTCCAGACGTTCTGGCGGAGCGTGCTCCTCGCCAACGTCGCGGTGTTCGCGCTTGCCCTCGGCCCCATGCTCATCTACTTCCGCGGCCAGTGGAGTCTCGGCGCCGCAGCCATCGGTCTCGGCGCGATCACGGGGCTTCGCGTCTACCAGCACTGTCGGGCCTTCGGGAGCGACGAGGCCACCGACGATGACCCGGCGGACGAGCGGAACGCCTAA
- a CDS encoding DUF7346 family protein, producing MRTVRTDDGEQYLLVKQSSESSLVRDPDTGAERYVPNADLTVDTGAPPLTTAAGGVPASVRRVLTATPNDRALGLLVELADRGPLPVRTLLDAYDLCESDLHGLLAEFRAAGLVDEARVAGERGYDATATTRDAIALLREEEPDD from the coding sequence ATGCGAACCGTCAGAACCGACGATGGCGAGCAGTATCTGCTCGTGAAGCAGTCGTCGGAGTCGAGTCTCGTCCGCGATCCGGACACCGGCGCCGAGCGCTACGTGCCGAACGCCGACCTGACGGTCGACACCGGGGCGCCACCGCTGACGACGGCCGCAGGCGGGGTGCCGGCGTCGGTCCGGCGCGTCCTCACCGCGACGCCGAACGACCGGGCGCTCGGCCTGCTCGTCGAACTGGCCGATCGCGGACCGCTCCCCGTTCGCACGCTGCTCGACGCCTACGACCTCTGTGAGAGCGACCTCCACGGCCTGCTCGCGGAGTTCCGGGCGGCCGGCCTCGTCGACGAGGCGCGCGTCGCTGGCGAGCGTGGCTACGACGCCACGGCGACGACGCGGGACGCCATCGCACTGCTGCGCGAAGAAGAGCCGGACGACTAG